One Gadus morhua chromosome 13, gadMor3.0, whole genome shotgun sequence genomic window carries:
- the LOC115557594 gene encoding LOW QUALITY PROTEIN: diphosphoinositol polyphosphate phosphohydrolase 1-like (The sequence of the model RefSeq protein was modified relative to this genomic sequence to represent the inferred CDS: inserted 1 base in 1 codon), giving the protein MMKVKSNQTRTYDGDGFKKRAACLCFRSCSEEEVLLVSSSRHPDKWIVPGGGXEPEEEPSVAAAREVCEEAGVKGTLGRLVGVFENRERKHRTYVYVLVVTELLDAWEDSVNIGRKREWFAVDEAMRVLRRHKPVQATYFQALRDGDGCLTSNGSPLVGSISGELSPSYSLSQSSVSGIR; this is encoded by the exons ATGATGAAGGTAAAGTCAAACCAAACCCGGACGTACGACGGCGACGGTTTCAAGAAGCGGGCCGCCTGCCTGTGCTTCAGGAGCTGCTCCGAGGAGGAG GTGCTGCTGGTGAGCAGCAGTCGGCACCCCGATAAGTGGATCGTCCCCGGAGGGG tggagccggaggaggagcccAGCGTCGCGGCCGCCAGAGAAGTGTGTGAAGAG GCGGGTGTCAAGGGCACTCTGGGTCGGCTGGTCGGCGTGTTTGAG aatcGCGAGAGGAAGCACAGGACCTACGTGTACGTGCTGGTGGTCACGGAGCTGTTGGACGCCTGGGAAGACTCGGTCAACATTG ggaggaagagggaatgGTTCGCCGTGGACGAGGCCATGCGCGTGCTGCGCCGCCACAAGCCCGTGCAGGCCACCTACTTCCAGGCCCTGCGCGACGGCGACGGCTGCCTGACCAGCAACGGCTCCCCCCTAGTGGGCAGCATCAGCGGCGAGCTGTCCCCCAGCTACAGCCTGAGTCAGAGCTCCGTGTCGGGGATTAGATAA
- the LOC115557595 gene encoding LOW QUALITY PROTEIN: diphosphoinositol polyphosphate phosphohydrolase 1-like (The sequence of the model RefSeq protein was modified relative to this genomic sequence to represent the inferred CDS: deleted 2 bases in 2 codons), with protein sequence MMKVKSNQTRTYDGDGFKKRAACLCFRSCSEEEVLLVSSSRHPDKWIVPGGGMEPEEEPSVAAAREVCEEAGVKGTLGRLVGVFENRERKHRTYVYVLVVTELLDAWEDSVNIGRKREWFAVDEAMRVLRRHKPVQATYFQALRDGDGCLTSNGSPLVGSISGELSPSYSLSQSSVSGIR encoded by the exons ATGATGAAGGTAAAGTCAAACCAAACCCGGACGTACGACGGCGACGGTTTCAAGAAGCGGGCCGCCTGCCTGTGCTTCAGGAGCTGCTCCGAGGAGGAG GTGCTGCTGGTGAGCAGCAGTCGGCACCCCGATAAGTGGATCGTCCCCGGAGGGGGGatggagccggaggaggagcccAGCGTCGCGGCCGCCAGAGAAGTGTGTGAAGAG GCGGGTGTCAAGGGCACTCTGGGTCGGCTGGTCGGCGTGTTTGAG aatcGCGAGAGGAAGCACAGGACCTACGTGTACGTGCTG GTGGTCACTGAGCTGTTGGACGCCTGGGAAGACTCGGTCAACATTG ggaggaagagggaatgGTTCGCCGTGGACGAGGCCATGCGCGTGCTGCGCCGCCACAAGCCCGTGCAGGCCACCTACTTCCAGGCCCTGCGCGACGGCGACGGCTGCCTGACCAGCAACGGCTCCCCCCTAGTGGGCAGCATCAGCGGCGAGCTG TCCCCCAGCTACAGCCTGAGTCAGAGCTCCGTGTCGGGGATTAGATAA
- the rps10 gene encoding small ribosomal subunit protein eS10 isoform X1 encodes MLKQARLQGARGRCVFLRSCLNKPPLVTRVFPSGSGPKPSAKMLMPKKNRIAIYELLFKEGVMVAKKDVHLAKHPELTEKNVPNLHVMKAMLSLKSCGYVKEQFAWRHFYWYLTNEGIQYLRDFLHLPPEIVPATLRRQTRPDTARPRPKGMEGERPARLNRGEADRDNYRRSAAPPGADKKAEAGAGAATEFQFRGGFGRGRGQQQPPQ; translated from the exons atgttaAAGCAGGCTCGGCTCCAGGGCGCTAGGGGGCGTTGTGTCTTCCTGCGTAGTTGCCTGAATAAACCTCCGCTGGTGACGCGGGTCTTTCCTTCCGGCTCCGGTCCCAAACCAAGTGCAAAG ATGCTGATGCCCAAGAAGAATCGCATTGCGATCTATGAGCTCCTCTTCAAGGAGGGCGTCATGGTGGCCAAGAAAGACGTCCACCTGGCCAAGCACCCCGAGCTGACCGAGAAGAACGTCCCCAACCTCCATGTGATGAAGGCTATGCTG TCCCTGAAGTCGTGCGGATACGTCAAGGAGCAGTTCGCCTGGCGCCACTTCTACTGGTACCTCACCAACGAGGGCATCCAGTACCTGAGAgacttcctccacctccccccggAGATCGTGCCCGCAACTCTGCGTCGCCAGACTCGCCCAGACACCGCGAGGCCCAGGCCCAAGG gaatggagggagagaggccggCACGCCTCAACCGTGGAGAGGCCGACAGAGACAACTACAGACGTTCTGCTGCCCCCC CTGGCGCTGACAAGAAGGCCGAGGCCGGAGCTGGAGCTGCAACAGAGTTCCAGTTC AGAGGTGGATTCGGGCGTGGCCGAGGacagcagcagcctcctcagtAA
- the rps10 gene encoding small ribosomal subunit protein eS10 isoform X2, giving the protein MLMPKKNRIAIYELLFKEGVMVAKKDVHLAKHPELTEKNVPNLHVMKAMLSLKSCGYVKEQFAWRHFYWYLTNEGIQYLRDFLHLPPEIVPATLRRQTRPDTARPRPKGMEGERPARLNRGEADRDNYRRSAAPPGADKKAEAGAGAATEFQFRGGFGRGRGQQQPPQ; this is encoded by the exons ATGCTGATGCCCAAGAAGAATCGCATTGCGATCTATGAGCTCCTCTTCAAGGAGGGCGTCATGGTGGCCAAGAAAGACGTCCACCTGGCCAAGCACCCCGAGCTGACCGAGAAGAACGTCCCCAACCTCCATGTGATGAAGGCTATGCTG TCCCTGAAGTCGTGCGGATACGTCAAGGAGCAGTTCGCCTGGCGCCACTTCTACTGGTACCTCACCAACGAGGGCATCCAGTACCTGAGAgacttcctccacctccccccggAGATCGTGCCCGCAACTCTGCGTCGCCAGACTCGCCCAGACACCGCGAGGCCCAGGCCCAAGG gaatggagggagagaggccggCACGCCTCAACCGTGGAGAGGCCGACAGAGACAACTACAGACGTTCTGCTGCCCCCC CTGGCGCTGACAAGAAGGCCGAGGCCGGAGCTGGAGCTGCAACAGAGTTCCAGTTC AGAGGTGGATTCGGGCGTGGCCGAGGacagcagcagcctcctcagtAA